The Euphorbia lathyris chromosome 8, ddEupLath1.1, whole genome shotgun sequence genome has a window encoding:
- the LOC136202801 gene encoding lysine histidine transporter-like 8 isoform X2, whose protein sequence is MVWITSHERPLSTHQFVVKGERLGVWLALFPTVYLSVGTPTALILIGGETMKLFRGHYLAMEIQATMPSTFKHPAHVPMWKGAKVAYFFIAMCVFPIAIRGFWAY, encoded by the exons ATGGTGTGGATCACGTCACATGAAAGGCCACTGTCCACACATCAATTTGTTGTGAAAG GGGAAAGATTAGGTGTATGGCTTGCGCTCTTTCCAACTGTTTATTTGTCGGTTGGAACTCCAACAGCTTTGATTCTCATAGGAGGAGAAACCATGAAACTCTTCAGAGGCCATTATCTTGCCATGGAGATTCAG GCAACAATGCCATCAACCTTTAAGCACCCAGCTCATGTACCTATGTGGAAAGGAGCCAAAGTTGCTTATTTCTTCATTGCTATGTGCGTCTTCCCTATCGCCATCAGAGGGTTTTGGGCTTATTGA
- the LOC136202801 gene encoding lysine histidine transporter-like 8 isoform X3 yields the protein MKFQTLSSNAGERLGVWLALFPTVYLSVGTPTALILIGGETMKLFRGHYLAMEIQATMPSTFKHPAHVPMWKGAKVAYFFIAMCVFPIAIRGFWAY from the exons GGGAAAGATTAGGTGTATGGCTTGCGCTCTTTCCAACTGTTTATTTGTCGGTTGGAACTCCAACAGCTTTGATTCTCATAGGAGGAGAAACCATGAAACTCTTCAGAGGCCATTATCTTGCCATGGAGATTCAG GCAACAATGCCATCAACCTTTAAGCACCCAGCTCATGTACCTATGTGGAAAGGAGCCAAAGTTGCTTATTTCTTCATTGCTATGTGCGTCTTCCCTATCGCCATCAGAGGGTTTTGGGCTTATTGA